One Cucurbita pepo subsp. pepo cultivar mu-cu-16 chromosome LG07, ASM280686v2, whole genome shotgun sequence genomic region harbors:
- the LOC111798148 gene encoding WUSCHEL-related homeobox 4-like — translation MGLTMKLHHFSPCSWDEPSLSLACTKRLRPPPPTSATSTLTAFDLKTFIKPDTKKDPSSPRTGVVEMQPGGTRWNPTQEQIAILEMLYRRGMRTPNAQQIEQITAQLGKYGKIEGKNVFYWFQNHKARERQKQKRNTLGLAHSSPITPPTTTTIVTAIPFDPSVGSSFTIVL, via the exons ATGGGATTAACCATGAAGCTTCATCACTTCTCCCCTTGTTCTTGGGATGaaccctctctctcccttGCTTGCACGAAGCGCTTACGTCCTCCTCCGCCCACCTCCGCCACATCAACGCTCACCGCTTTCGACCTCAAGACCTTCATCAAACCTGATACTAAGAAAGACCCGTCTTCCCCTCGG ACAGGAGTTGTGGAAATGCAACCGGGAGGCACACGGTGGAACCCGACGCAAGAACAGATAGCGATATTGGAGATGCTTTATAGGAGAGGAATGAGGACTCCCAATGCTCAACAAATTGAACAAATTACTGCACAGCTTGGGAAGTACGGGaagattgaaggaaagaaTGTGTTCTATTGGTTTCAGAATCATAAAGCTAGAGAACGACAGAAGCAGAAGCGCAATACTCTTGGTCTTGCTCACTCCTCCCCCATAACTCCTCCGACCACGACAACCATCGTCACGGCCATCCCCTTCGACCCATCGGTAGGATCGTCGTTTACCATAGTTTTGTAA
- the LOC111798149 gene encoding ethylene-responsive transcription factor RAP2-1-like, whose translation MNEAGDSMSATRAYDTVVFYLRGPSARRNFPDLILQDMNHQLLDLSLSSIRRRAIEVGARVDAAAHHAAQRQSKPISDKPDLNQFLDPESSDEA comes from the coding sequence ATGAATGAAGCGGGAGACTCCATGAGCGCTACCAGAGCCTACGACACGGTGGTGTTTTACCTGAGAGGACCATCCGCCCGCCGTAACTTCCCGGACCTGATCTTACAGGACATGAATCACCAGCTGCTCGATCTTTCCCTTTCTTCAATACGCAGAAGAGCTATTGAGGTCGGTGCTAGAGTCGACGCCGCTGCCCACCATGCTGCTCAACGCCAATCCAAACCCATTTCCGACAAGCCTGATTTGAACCAGTTTCTGGACCCGGAAAGCTCCGACGAAGCTTGA
- the LOC111798150 gene encoding long chain base biosynthesis protein 1-like — protein MESMFSSVVKSTLDWITLILDAPSARAVIFGVHIGGHLFVEVLLLVVIIILLSQKSYKPPKRPLTKKEIDELCDEWVPEPLIPSLTEEMLYEPPVLESSAGPHTIIKGKEVVNFSSADYLGLIGHEKLLDSCTHALEKYGVGSCGPRGFYGTIDVHLDCEARIAKFLGTPDSILYSYGLSTTFSAIPAFCKRGDVIVVDEGVHWGIQNGLYLSRSTIVYFKHNDMKSLRDTLEKITVGNERAKKLRRYIVVEAVYQNSGQIAPLDEIVKLKEEYRFRVILDESNSFGVLGCTGRGLTEHCGVSVDKIDIVTAAMGHALATEGGFCSGSARVVDHQRLSSSGYVFSASLPPYLASAAITAIDLIEENPILLTKLKKNIAILWQGLSDIPGLKLGSNQESPIVFLLLEKSTGSIQIDLQLLENIAERALKEYSVFVATSKRSTVDKCRLPVGIRLMVSAGHSESDLLKAIESLKSVAAVVLKDQK, from the exons ATGGAATCGATGTTTTCAAGTGTAGTGAAATCTACATTAGACTGGATAACCTTGATTCTTGATGCTCCCTCTGCTCGGGCAGTTATATTTGGTGTGCACATTGGAG GACATTTATTTGTGGAGGTTCTTCTTTTGGTGGTTATAATTATTCTCCTTTCCCAGAAGAGTTACAAGCCCCCCAAGCGGCCCTTAACAAAGAAG GAAATAGATGAGTTATGTGATGAATGGGTTCCAGAGCCACTTATCCCGTCACTCACAGAAGAGATGCTGTATGAACCGCCAGTGTTGGAAAG TTCTGCTGGACCGCATACAATTATCAAGGGAAAAGAAGTAGTGAATTTTTCATCTGCAGATTATCTTGGATTGATAGGCCACGAGAAGTTACTT GATTCATGTACACATGCATTGGAGAAATATGGTGTAGGTTCATGTGGTCCTCGTGGGTTTTATGGGACAATTG ATGTACACCTTGATTGTGAAGCCAGAATAGCAAAATTTTTGGGAACTCCAGACTCAATTCTGTATTCTTATGGACTTTCTACTACGTTTAGTGCAATTCCAGCTTTTTGTAAAAGAGGAGATGTCATTGTAGT ggatgagggtgttcattgGGGAATACAAAATGGGCTATATCTATCCAGAAGCACAATTGTATATTTCAAGCACAATGATATGAAATCCTTGAGAGATACTCTTGAGAAAATCACTGTCGGGAATGAAAGAGCTAAGAAACTGCGACGCTATATTGTGGTTGAAGCAGTGTACCAG AATTCTGGTCAAATTGCACCATTGGACGAGATTGTCAAATTGAAGGAGGAGTATCGATTTCGTGTTATATTGGATGAGAGCAACTCCTTTGGCGTACTTGGCTGCACTGGAAGAGGTCTCACAGAACACTGTGGGGTTTCT GTGGATAAGATAGATATAGTAACTGCCGCTATGGGGCATGCGTTGGCTACAGAAGGAGGATTCTGCAGTGGAAGCGCTAGAGTCGTTGATCACCAG CGCCTGAGCAGTTCGGGTTATGTTTTTTCTGCTTCATTGCCCCCATATTTAGCTTCTGCTGCCATTACTGCCATAGATCTTATAGAGGAAAATCCTATTCTGTTAACAAAGCTGAAAAAGAACATAGCTATTTTGTGGCAAG GATTGTCAGATATACCAGGCCTTAAACTAGGAAGCAATCAAGAATCACCCATTGTCTTTCTCTTATTAGAGAAATCTACAGGGTCAATACAAATTGATCTACAACTCCTTGAAAACATTGCTGAACGT GCCCTCAAGGAATACTCTGTATTTGTTGCGACTTCTAAACGATCGACGGTTGATAAATGTCGATTACCAGTAGGAATCAGGCTGATGGTGTCTGCTGGCCATTCTGAATCTGATTTGCTGAAGGCTATAGAATCATTGAAAAGCGTTGCAGCAGTGGTGCTCAAGGATCAAAAATAG
- the LOC111798785 gene encoding uncharacterized protein At4g06744-like produces MWQKLLLVAFLIFQFSLAQIGPPRPNPTITRIRPRPPLIPPCVKLMPRRPKTNPGPLANRATILRITQELKSNITYDPFGYTKTWVGDNYCLFKGFFCDVVPDLNITGLSSIDFSGARFGGRFLNFYRFIRNLPDIAIFHANSNNFSGVIKRNIEKLRFLYELDLSNNKFLGGFPGSVLGANKLSFVDLRFNGYNGSLPDRLFNIDTDVLFINNNGFTGTIPAATFGNTPALYVTLAANKFTGPIPPTIGRAWRTLREVLFLKNSLSGCLPFEIGYLLKATVLDASSNIITGPIPKSLGCLFSLQILNLANNHLYGAIPESLCSLPHVYNITLSNNYFTRVGPKCRNLITAERLHVQGNCLPGFRCQKTATECATFFCKPRSCPRANTFNYVPCKLPTVAAVASVHDMVPPSPRSYAALERP; encoded by the exons atgtggCAAAAGTTGTTGTTGGTTgcgtttcttatttttcagttCTCATTAGCTCAAATTGGGCCGCCCCGACCCAACCCGACGATAACGCGGATCCGACCAAGGCCGCCGCTGATCCCACCGTGCGTTAAGCTAATGCCACGCCGCCCCAAAACCAACCCGGGACCTCTAGCCAACCGAGCCACAATCCTTCGCATAACTCAAGAGCTCAAAAGCAACATCACTTACGACCCATTTGGGTACACCAAGACATGGGTCGGGGACAATTACTGCCTCTTCAAAGGCTTCTTCTGCGACGTCGTTCCGGACCTCAATATCACTGGCCTGTCCTCCATTGACTTCAGTGGGGCCAGATTTGGTGGGCGGTTCTTGAACTTCTACCGCTTCATACGTAACCTGCCGGATATTGCTATCTTTCATGCTAATTCCAATAATTTTAGTGGCGTTATCAAGCGGAATATTGAGAAGTTGCGGTTCTTGTATGAGCTTGATTTGAGTAACAATAAGTTCCTTGGTGGGTTCCCTGGGTCTGTTCTTGGAGCCAATAAATTGTCGTTTGTGGACCTTCGTTTCAATGGTTATAATGGTTCGCTGCCGGATCGGTTGTTTAATATTGACACTGATGTGCTGTTTATTAACAACAATGGGTTCACTGGGACGATCCCCGCAGCTACGTTCGGTAATACGCCCGCGCTCTATGTCACACTTGCTGCCAACAAGTTTACAG GTCCGATCCCGCCGACAATCGGGCGGGCGTGGAGGACTCTACGCGAGGTACTATTCTTAAAAAACAGCCTCTCCGGTTGTCTGCCGTTCGAGATAGGCTATTTACTAAAAGCCACAGTGTTGGACGCCAGCTCAAACATCATAACAGGTCCAATACCCAAGTCCTTAGGCTGCCTATTCAGTTTGCAAATCCTTAACTTAGCCAACAACCACTTGTACGGAGCCATTCCAGAGTCCCTCTGCAGCCTCCCACACGTCTACAACATAACTCTAAGCAACAACTATTTCACCCGAGTCGGCCCAAAGTGCCGGAACTTAATCACAGCTGAAAGGCTCCACGTCCAAGGAAACTGCCTTCCGGGCTTCCGGTGCCAAAAAACCGCAACAGAATGCGCCACGTTCTTCTGTAAACCACGGAGCTGCCCACGAGCCAACACATTCAACTATGTTCCTTGTAAGCTCCCCACCGTGGCTGCGGTTGCTTCGGTTCATGATATGGTTCCTCCTTCACCTCGTTCGTATGCGGCTCTCGAAAGACCTTAA